A single window of Pseudomonas lijiangensis DNA harbors:
- the sctV gene encoding type III secretion system export apparatus subunit SctV, with the protein MIRIIHALNSLALAVMKRTEIVGAIMVMAIVFMMILPLPTALVDVLIALNICISSLLIVLAMYLPRPLAFSTFPAVLLLTTMFRLALSIATTRLILLQQDAGHIVEAFGSFVVGGNLAVGLVIFLILTIVNFLVITKGSERVAEVAARFTLDAMPGKQMSIDSDLRANLINVREARHRREQLSKESQLFGAMDGAMKFVKGDAIAGLVIVFINLIGGFSIGVMQHGMEAGDAMHLYSVLTIGDGLIAQIPALLISLTAGMIITRVAPDSQTADANIGHEIAEQLTSQPKAWVFASIGMMGFGLIPGMPTFVFACISALCLFSGLIQLWRIRQKELYQDQVGSARNAAPELNGREDIRRFNPSRAYLLQFHPSHQGLMELDMLIQGIRQRRNTLVHNFGLTLPSFDIEFVESCEIDEFRFCVYEVPFVRATISLTHVAVDIRDVEEDQAGYPGRIDRDEAQWMWVDANDPLFEDEDIVGIRPHELILERMSRAFQATGPQFIGLQESKAILSWLESEQPELAQELQRTLPLARFAAVLQRLSAELVSLRSVRPIAETLIEQGQHERDLNALTDYVRIALKAQICHQHSEENTLNTWLVTPETEVLLRDALRQTQNESYFALEPELGSALLEQLREAFALQSNPPSSPKAVLLVAQDLRSPLHSLLAEEFNHVPVLSFAELLSTVQVKVLGRIDLDEAQALMA; encoded by the coding sequence ATGATCCGCATCATCCATGCACTGAACAGCCTCGCGCTGGCCGTGATGAAGCGTACGGAAATCGTCGGCGCGATCATGGTCATGGCCATCGTGTTCATGATGATCCTGCCCTTGCCCACCGCACTGGTGGACGTGCTGATCGCCCTGAACATCTGTATTTCGTCATTGCTTATCGTACTGGCGATGTACCTGCCGCGCCCGCTGGCGTTCTCGACCTTCCCGGCAGTCTTGCTGCTGACCACCATGTTTCGCCTGGCCTTGTCGATTGCCACCACCCGCCTGATTCTGCTGCAACAGGATGCCGGCCATATCGTCGAAGCATTCGGCAGCTTCGTGGTTGGCGGCAACCTGGCGGTGGGTCTGGTGATCTTCCTGATCCTGACCATCGTCAACTTTCTGGTCATCACCAAGGGCTCGGAGCGGGTTGCGGAAGTGGCGGCACGCTTCACCCTGGACGCAATGCCCGGCAAGCAGATGTCCATCGACAGCGACCTGCGGGCCAACCTGATCAACGTGCGCGAAGCCCGGCATCGCCGTGAGCAGCTATCCAAGGAAAGCCAGCTGTTCGGTGCCATGGACGGCGCGATGAAGTTCGTGAAGGGTGATGCCATCGCCGGCCTGGTGATCGTGTTCATCAACCTGATCGGTGGTTTTTCCATCGGCGTGATGCAGCACGGCATGGAAGCCGGTGACGCCATGCACCTGTATTCGGTGCTGACCATCGGTGACGGCCTGATCGCCCAGATCCCCGCGCTGCTGATCTCCCTGACCGCGGGCATGATCATCACCCGCGTGGCCCCGGACAGTCAGACCGCCGATGCCAACATCGGTCACGAAATCGCCGAACAGCTCACCAGCCAGCCAAAAGCCTGGGTATTCGCCTCCATCGGGATGATGGGGTTCGGCCTGATTCCGGGAATGCCGACCTTTGTTTTTGCGTGCATCAGCGCGCTTTGCCTGTTCAGCGGCCTGATTCAGTTGTGGCGCATTCGTCAGAAAGAGCTTTACCAGGATCAGGTCGGCTCCGCCCGCAATGCCGCGCCTGAACTCAATGGTCGCGAGGATATCCGCCGTTTCAACCCGTCGCGGGCCTACCTGCTGCAGTTTCACCCCAGCCATCAGGGTTTGATGGAGCTCGACATGCTGATTCAAGGCATTCGCCAGCGTCGCAACACACTGGTTCACAACTTCGGCCTGACGCTGCCCTCCTTCGATATCGAGTTCGTGGAAAGTTGCGAAATCGACGAATTCCGCTTCTGCGTTTATGAAGTGCCTTTTGTACGCGCCACCATTTCCCTGACCCACGTGGCCGTCGATATCCGCGATGTGGAGGAAGATCAGGCCGGTTACCCCGGACGTATTGATCGCGACGAAGCCCAATGGATGTGGGTCGATGCGAACGATCCGCTGTTCGAAGACGAGGACATCGTCGGCATACGGCCTCATGAGCTGATCCTTGAACGCATGAGCCGCGCCTTCCAGGCCACCGGCCCGCAATTCATCGGTCTTCAGGAAAGCAAGGCGATCCTCAGCTGGCTGGAGTCCGAACAACCGGAACTGGCCCAGGAGCTGCAACGTACCTTGCCTCTGGCGCGGTTTGCTGCTGTGTTGCAACGTCTTTCTGCCGAACTGGTTTCGTTGCGCTCGGTCAGGCCGATTGCCGAAACCCTGATCGAACAAGGCCAGCATGAACGCGACCTCAATGCCCTGACCGACTATGTCCGCATCGCCCTGAAGGCACAGATCTGCCATCAGCACAGCGAAGAAAACACCCTCAATACCTGGCTGGTGACGCCGGAAACGGAAGTATTGCTGCGCGATGCCCTGCGCCAGACCCAGAACGAATCCTATTTTGCCCTCGAACCCGAGCTGGGCAGTGCGCTGCTGGAACAGTTGCGCGAAGCCTTTGCCCTGCAATCGAACCCGCCATCCAGTCCCAAGGCTGTATTGCTGGTTGCCCAGGACCTGCGCAGCCCCTTGCACAGCCTGCTGGCAGAAGAATTCAACCACGTACCCGTGCTGTCTTTCGCCGAGTTGTTATCCACGGTGCAAGTCAAGGTTCTGGGTCGCATCGACCTGGATGAAGCACAAGCCCTGATGGCCTGA
- the sctW gene encoding type III secretion system gatekeeper subunit SctW has product MKINSFPDMRPADLEPLPRPPVAETKSFAPKNPLLDSMEEVAMKFSESVERHSKGLDERHVRESGSSQRIERIEKLAEMYRLLDNSEQPTLEQQARRMQIQMMQQGSSMPDLLKMADNDPARADILLQQVVRLSVAEGSESSHDQAQSMLEELRLTHGDKIRAGLNTASAIALFSSDPQQRSLMRQLYYKAIVGQQPLATLLEALLERFNEDQFARGLRTLQRALADDIAALAPSLPGGVLRSMLRGLGASGQLNNLLKTCLALLERLARKSPDSAMTALGMSKRVLRFCGNGFFARDLTLLAEETIGRTPNLQPLFFNGLYPLLQNLPLPLWKDLKTRQNGLRLLQGLMDELSRQERKAMGIEDAGRAIQ; this is encoded by the coding sequence ATGAAAATCAACTCCTTCCCAGATATGCGGCCTGCTGACCTGGAGCCGCTCCCTCGCCCACCTGTTGCGGAAACAAAGTCGTTCGCCCCCAAGAATCCATTGCTCGATTCCATGGAAGAAGTGGCGATGAAGTTCAGCGAAAGTGTGGAGCGCCACAGCAAGGGACTGGACGAGCGACACGTTCGCGAATCCGGCAGTTCGCAACGTATCGAGCGCATCGAGAAGCTGGCCGAGATGTACCGCCTGCTCGATAACAGCGAGCAGCCAACCCTGGAGCAGCAGGCCAGGCGCATGCAGATCCAGATGATGCAGCAAGGCAGTTCGATGCCTGACCTGCTGAAGATGGCGGACAACGACCCGGCGCGGGCCGACATTCTGTTGCAGCAGGTGGTGCGCCTGTCCGTTGCCGAAGGCAGCGAAAGCAGCCACGACCAGGCTCAGAGCATGCTTGAAGAGCTGCGCCTGACCCACGGCGACAAGATTCGCGCCGGTCTGAATACCGCCAGCGCCATTGCCCTGTTCAGCAGCGACCCGCAGCAACGCAGCCTGATGCGTCAGCTCTATTACAAGGCAATCGTTGGCCAGCAGCCGCTGGCCACTCTGCTGGAAGCCTTGCTCGAACGCTTCAATGAAGATCAGTTCGCCCGCGGTCTGCGCACCCTGCAACGGGCGCTGGCCGATGACATTGCCGCCCTCGCCCCTTCACTGCCGGGCGGCGTACTGCGCTCGATGCTGCGTGGCCTGGGCGCCAGCGGCCAGTTGAACAACCTGCTGAAAACCTGCCTGGCGCTGCTTGAGCGCCTGGCCAGGAAATCTCCCGACAGCGCCATGACCGCACTGGGCATGAGCAAACGGGTACTGCGTTTCTGCGGCAACGGCTTCTTCGCCCGCGACCTGACGCTGCTGGCCGAGGAAACCATTGGCCGCACGCCCAACCTGCAACCGCTGTTCTTCAACGGCCTGTATCCGTTGCTGCAAAACCTGCCCCTGCCGTTATGGAAGGACCTCAAGACCCGCCAGAACGGCCTGCGCCTGTTGCAGGGCCTGATGGATGAATTGTCTCGCCAGGAACGCAAGGCCATGGGCATTGAAGATGCCGGGAGAGCCATCCAATGA
- a CDS encoding RNA polymerase sigma factor, with the protein MEVKGMQREGKVIGVIALDLGGLAKSSEKKLRGFIAKRVFNQADVDDLMQMTYLEAWRNQHKYLGTSRPETWLFGIAANLVRNHFKTFYNQPQCMELTDSELENLEHGHDPSLVSDFQRTLGRTLEAIEELSVDMRTVIQLVVDSDISYQDAARHLDIPIGTIRSRLARARGQLKSSVYSKEIH; encoded by the coding sequence GTGGAAGTCAAAGGCATGCAGCGCGAAGGGAAAGTCATTGGTGTTATCGCACTGGACTTGGGTGGCCTTGCTAAAAGCAGCGAGAAAAAGCTGCGGGGTTTCATCGCTAAACGTGTATTCAATCAGGCGGATGTCGATGACCTGATGCAGATGACGTATCTGGAAGCCTGGCGCAACCAGCACAAATACCTGGGCACCTCCCGGCCTGAAACCTGGTTGTTCGGGATTGCAGCCAATCTGGTGAGGAACCATTTCAAGACCTTCTATAACCAGCCTCAGTGCATGGAGCTGACCGACTCCGAACTGGAAAACCTGGAACATGGCCATGACCCGAGCCTGGTCAGCGATTTTCAGCGCACCCTGGGCCGGACCCTCGAAGCCATCGAAGAACTCTCGGTGGACATGCGCACCGTCATTCAACTGGTGGTCGACTCGGACATCAGCTACCAGGATGCCGCGCGTCATCTGGATATCCCGATTGGCACCATCCGCTCACGATTGGCTCGTGCCCGTGGACAGCTCAAATCCAGCGTTTATTCCAAGGAGATTCACTGA
- a CDS encoding GNAT family N-acetyltransferase: MNSFVPNPELPRLPRGIREFTEDDLEAMMNIFNETAGSGANSPVTRPMTYEEVKFYVNLYKRDGLPVYVYERRGEVLGWLSINRFSWGTQACYRTGETAIYVRGDHFGSGIGVLLCKATVILGQQAGLENLVAWIMAANTPSQKIVTAVGAHLWARLPNIARFGEQRSDVLLFGLPLGQSLNVPVRINVSEAV, from the coding sequence ATGAACAGTTTTGTCCCTAACCCCGAGCTGCCACGTCTGCCACGCGGTATTCGCGAGTTCACTGAAGACGACCTCGAAGCGATGATGAACATCTTCAATGAAACGGCGGGCAGTGGCGCCAACTCGCCGGTTACCCGGCCGATGACCTACGAAGAAGTGAAGTTCTACGTCAACCTCTACAAGCGTGATGGCTTGCCGGTCTACGTTTACGAGCGTCGCGGCGAAGTCCTGGGCTGGCTGTCGATCAACCGCTTCAGTTGGGGAACCCAGGCCTGCTACAGAACCGGGGAAACGGCCATCTACGTGCGCGGCGACCATTTCGGCAGTGGTATTGGCGTCCTGCTCTGCAAGGCGACGGTCATTCTGGGTCAGCAGGCCGGGCTCGAAAACCTGGTGGCCTGGATCATGGCGGCCAACACCCCGAGCCAGAAGATCGTCACGGCGGTGGGTGCGCACCTGTGGGCCCGCTTGCCCAATATCGCCCGCTTCGGTGAGCAACGTTCCGATGTTCTGCTGTTTGGCCTGCCATTGGGGCAGTCGTTGAACGTGCCGGTGCGGATCAATGTTTCGGAGGCTGTCTGA
- a CDS encoding aldehyde dehydrogenase (NADP(+)): MPNILGHNFIAGGRSALGQIQQKSLDATTGEELPYSFSQATDGEIDAAALAAKEAFPEFRQLSPARRAEFLEAIADEIDQLGDDFVAIVCQETALPQARIQGERGRTSGQMRLFAKVLRRGDYLGARIDLPLPDRKPLPRVDLRQYRIGVGPVAVFGASNFPLAFSTAGGDTAAALAAGCPVVFKAHSGHMATADLVGSAIIRAAERTQMPKGVFNMIFGNGVGEGLVKHPAIQAVGFTGSLGGGNALSKMAAERPQPIPVFAEMSSINPVVLLPEALAARGETVAKDLAASVVMGAGQFCTNPGVVIGLRSATFSAFLEQLTEHMGGQAPQTMLNAGGLRSYSKGVEHLLAHPGVTHLAGKPQEGKQAQAQLFKADVSLLLNGDELLQEEVFGPTTLVIEVADDAELKKALLALRGQLTATLIGEQTDLAKYNWLLPLLEEKVGRILVNGYPTGVEVCDAMVHGGPYPATSDARGTSVGSLAIDRFLRPICYQNQADSLLPPALQNANPLGLKRLVNGEWSDQPIV, encoded by the coding sequence ATGCCTAACATTCTCGGCCACAACTTCATCGCTGGCGGCCGCAGCGCCCTGGGTCAGATCCAGCAGAAAAGCCTCGACGCCACGACCGGTGAAGAACTGCCGTACAGCTTCTCCCAGGCCACCGATGGCGAAATCGATGCCGCTGCCCTGGCTGCCAAAGAAGCCTTCCCTGAATTCCGTCAACTGAGCCCGGCCCGTCGCGCCGAGTTCCTTGAAGCCATCGCTGACGAGATCGACCAGTTGGGCGATGACTTCGTCGCCATCGTCTGCCAGGAAACCGCTCTGCCTCAAGCGCGTATCCAGGGTGAACGTGGTCGTACCAGCGGCCAGATGCGTCTGTTCGCCAAGGTTCTGCGCCGTGGCGATTACCTCGGTGCCCGCATCGACCTGCCGCTGCCGGATCGCAAGCCTCTGCCACGTGTCGACCTGCGCCAGTACCGCATCGGTGTCGGCCCGGTCGCCGTCTTCGGCGCCAGCAACTTCCCGCTGGCCTTCTCCACCGCCGGTGGTGATACCGCCGCTGCGCTGGCAGCCGGCTGCCCGGTCGTCTTCAAGGCCCACAGCGGTCACATGGCCACCGCCGATCTGGTAGGCAGTGCAATCATTCGCGCAGCCGAACGCACCCAGATGCCAAAAGGCGTGTTCAACATGATCTTCGGCAATGGCGTCGGTGAAGGTCTGGTCAAGCATCCGGCCATTCAGGCAGTGGGCTTCACCGGTTCTCTGGGCGGCGGTAACGCCCTGAGCAAGATGGCCGCCGAGCGTCCACAACCGATTCCGGTCTTCGCGGAAATGTCGAGCATCAACCCGGTGGTTCTGCTGCCGGAAGCGCTGGCAGCACGCGGCGAAACAGTGGCCAAGGATCTGGCGGCGTCGGTTGTCATGGGTGCTGGCCAGTTCTGCACCAACCCTGGCGTGGTGATCGGTCTGCGCTCTGCAACCTTCTCGGCCTTCCTTGAGCAACTGACCGAGCACATGGGCGGTCAGGCGCCACAAACTATGCTCAACGCCGGTGGCCTGCGCAGCTACAGCAAGGGTGTCGAGCACCTGCTGGCGCATCCGGGCGTGACTCACCTGGCAGGCAAGCCGCAGGAAGGCAAGCAGGCTCAGGCGCAACTGTTCAAGGCTGATGTCAGCCTGCTGCTCAACGGTGACGAACTGTTGCAGGAAGAAGTTTTCGGCCCGACCACGCTGGTGATCGAAGTCGCTGACGATGCCGAACTGAAGAAAGCGCTGCTGGCCTTGCGTGGTCAGCTCACTGCGACCCTGATCGGCGAGCAGACAGACCTGGCCAAATACAACTGGCTGCTGCCGCTGCTGGAAGAGAAAGTCGGTCGTATTCTGGTCAACGGCTACCCGACTGGCGTCGAAGTCTGCGATGCCATGGTCCATGGCGGTCCTTACCCGGCGACTTCCGATGCCCGTGGCACCTCGGTAGGCAGCCTGGCCATCGATCGGTTCCTGCGTCCGATCTGCTATCAGAACCAGGCTGACAGCCTGTTGCCACCTGCCCTGCAGAACGCCAACCCGCTGGGCCTGAAACGTCTGGTCAATGGCGAGTGGAGCGACCAGCCTATCGTCTGA
- a CDS encoding LysR family transcriptional regulator has product MRRLNLNHLHTFSLVIAHGSFSAAAERLNLTQPAVSLQVRQLEEHLNLRLIERVGKRIKPTSAGSTLLEHVSRIDAVVEDAMLELASHANGIAGQIAIGTGATACIHLLPPMLQDLRRRFPDLDVRVSTGNTDGILKAVEENRLDLALVTLPASGRSLEVTPLLEDEFVAIFASQQDPLPEAFTPRALSDYPLVVFEAGSSTRLLINEWYLQAGIRIKPVMELGSIEAIKEMVAAGLGYSIVPRMSVAATHHRRGLQVHSLTPGLSRTLGIVLRQDKPVSKALRKVLDALRG; this is encoded by the coding sequence ATGCGCCGACTGAACCTCAATCATCTGCACACCTTCTCGCTGGTCATCGCCCACGGCAGCTTCTCGGCGGCAGCCGAACGCCTGAACCTGACCCAACCCGCGGTAAGCCTGCAAGTACGGCAACTGGAAGAACATCTGAACCTGCGATTGATCGAGCGGGTGGGCAAACGCATCAAACCCACCTCGGCAGGCAGCACCTTGCTGGAGCATGTTTCACGAATCGACGCAGTAGTCGAAGACGCCATGCTGGAGCTTGCCAGCCACGCCAATGGCATAGCCGGACAGATTGCCATCGGCACCGGAGCCACCGCCTGCATTCATCTGCTGCCGCCGATGCTGCAAGACCTGAGACGACGCTTCCCGGATCTGGACGTGCGGGTCAGCACCGGCAATACCGACGGGATTCTCAAGGCTGTGGAGGAAAACCGTCTGGACCTGGCTCTGGTCACCCTGCCCGCTTCGGGCCGCAGCCTGGAAGTCACGCCATTGCTGGAAGATGAATTCGTGGCGATTTTCGCCAGCCAGCAGGACCCGCTGCCCGAGGCCTTCACACCCCGGGCACTGAGCGATTACCCGCTGGTGGTGTTCGAAGCCGGCAGCAGCACACGCCTGCTCATCAACGAGTGGTACTTGCAGGCGGGGATTCGCATCAAACCGGTGATGGAACTGGGCAGCATCGAAGCCATCAAGGAAATGGTCGCCGCCGGCCTGGGCTACAGCATCGTGCCCCGTATGTCGGTAGCCGCGACCCATCATCGGCGCGGGCTGCAGGTCCACTCGCTGACACCGGGACTGAGCCGTACACTGGGTATCGTGTTGCGTCAGGACAAACCGGTGAGCAAGGCATTGCGCAAGGTGCTGGATGCGCTTCGCGGGTGA
- a CDS encoding GNAT family N-acetyltransferase yields MNDALILRDARDDDMPAVQAIYAEHVLEGISSFELEPPSLAEMLRRRAEVLAKGLPYRVAERQGEVVGYGYVTPYRPRPGYRFTVEDSVYVRSGLGGLGIGQALLGELVEHCVAGGWRQMIAIIGNSENVASIRLHERLGFHRVGVFESVGFKHGRWVDTVLMQRALGDGSLSMPEPVV; encoded by the coding sequence ATGAACGATGCCCTGATTCTGCGTGACGCCCGCGACGACGATATGCCTGCGGTCCAGGCGATCTATGCCGAGCATGTCCTGGAGGGGATTTCCAGTTTTGAGCTGGAGCCGCCGAGCCTGGCGGAAATGCTGCGTCGACGCGCTGAAGTGCTGGCCAAGGGATTGCCTTACCGGGTCGCCGAGCGTCAGGGTGAAGTGGTGGGGTATGGCTATGTCACGCCGTATCGGCCACGTCCCGGCTACCGGTTTACTGTGGAAGACTCGGTTTATGTGCGCAGTGGCCTGGGTGGTCTGGGGATCGGTCAGGCGCTGCTGGGTGAACTGGTCGAGCACTGTGTCGCGGGCGGTTGGCGGCAGATGATCGCGATTATCGGTAACAGTGAGAACGTTGCGTCGATCCGCCTGCACGAGCGCCTGGGTTTTCATCGGGTGGGAGTCTTCGAGTCGGTAGGCTTCAAGCACGGGCGCTGGGTCGATACCGTGCTGATGCAGCGAGCCTTGGGCGACGGTTCGCTCAGCATGCCTGAACCTGTTGTGTGA
- a CDS encoding MFS transporter, with product MNGSGLPRHAVLRLGVAQLINWGVTFYLPGAFGNAIADDLGWSGQRVFAGLSVAMLVMGLVSPLVARLIQHLGARQVMQTGALLNAVGCCALALCHGPTLYFMAWCILGLGMRLSLYDALFAVLAGLLAARARPLMMQITLLGGLASAVFWPLGHHLQEMFGWRSALGVYAALALLGGMLAGGLPNARTASIPERVESGDATIATPWLPQFGYALSMMLIGFMSAGLSAHLPAMLTGLGVPLGLVALWGIGQTFARLLQVMLGQSLSALRLNVWVGAGLTLCFTVALMSQGRVWLACLFLFGYGAMNGLCTLLRASLPFELFAHARYTQLQGRLLAPGFLCAAGAPWFYALVHELSGDRGLIGLSLAISLLVWGLAIALRCRGEVSVL from the coding sequence GTGAACGGCTCGGGGTTGCCCCGGCATGCGGTGTTACGACTGGGCGTTGCGCAGTTGATCAATTGGGGCGTGACGTTTTACCTGCCGGGCGCTTTTGGCAACGCCATCGCCGATGACCTGGGCTGGAGCGGGCAACGGGTCTTTGCCGGATTATCGGTGGCGATGCTGGTCATGGGACTGGTTTCTCCGCTGGTTGCCCGTCTGATCCAGCATCTGGGCGCACGGCAGGTGATGCAGACGGGGGCCTTGCTCAACGCGGTCGGTTGCTGTGCTCTGGCCCTGTGTCATGGCCCGACGCTGTATTTCATGGCCTGGTGCATCCTTGGCCTCGGGATGCGTCTGTCCCTTTACGATGCGCTGTTTGCAGTGCTGGCCGGATTACTGGCTGCCAGAGCACGTCCGCTGATGATGCAGATCACTTTATTGGGTGGCCTGGCGTCTGCGGTGTTCTGGCCCTTGGGCCATCACTTGCAAGAGATGTTCGGCTGGCGCAGTGCGCTCGGGGTGTATGCCGCTTTGGCATTGCTCGGCGGGATGTTGGCAGGCGGGCTGCCGAACGCCCGCACAGCTTCTATACCGGAGCGTGTCGAATCCGGTGATGCAACGATTGCTACGCCCTGGCTGCCGCAGTTCGGCTATGCCCTGAGCATGATGCTGATCGGATTCATGTCCGCGGGCCTGTCGGCGCACTTGCCCGCCATGCTCACTGGGTTGGGTGTGCCGCTGGGGCTGGTGGCCTTGTGGGGCATCGGGCAAACCTTCGCCCGTCTGTTGCAGGTCATGCTTGGGCAATCGCTATCGGCGCTGCGTTTGAATGTCTGGGTGGGCGCCGGTCTGACCCTGTGCTTTACCGTGGCGCTCATGAGCCAGGGACGAGTCTGGCTGGCCTGTCTGTTCCTCTTTGGCTATGGCGCCATGAATGGTCTGTGTACTTTGTTGCGTGCCAGCCTGCCGTTCGAGCTTTTTGCCCATGCCCGTTACACCCAGTTGCAGGGCAGGCTGCTGGCACCGGGTTTTTTGTGTGCGGCAGGCGCCCCCTGGTTCTACGCTCTGGTGCATGAACTTTCAGGGGATCGCGGGCTGATAGGGCTCTCGCTGGCCATCAGTCTGCTGGTGTGGGGCCTGGCGATTGCTCTGCGATGCCGCGGGGAGGTTTCTGTTCTTTGA
- a CDS encoding ABC transporter substrate-binding protein gives MAAFDSLTRRRLLGWASAVLASPLLLSLPRSGWAVDEHAGHLSHPDIEPAGTGDFIRLDEPRALKLAVNLNAVCLAPVVIAHGQGFFKKHNLDVELVNFGNSTEVLLEAIATGKADAGVGMALRWLKALEQGFDVKLTAGTHGGCLRLLSAVNSPINKLEDLKGKSIGVTDMASPDRNFFSVLLKKHGVDPVRDVDWRLYPADLLGTALERGEVQAVSGSDPFMYRLINAGKARELSTNLVEEYANLSCCVVGVTGKLVREEKRVVAALTQAILEAHAYAVKHPEVVAKGFQAHALNTSVEEVQAILHDHTHGHHAVGAALTREIQTYVTDLKTVEVIRQSTDAVEFSREITADVFS, from the coding sequence ATGGCCGCTTTTGATTCGTTAACCCGTCGCCGCTTGCTGGGATGGGCCAGCGCCGTCCTTGCCAGCCCTTTGCTGTTGTCGTTGCCGCGCTCCGGCTGGGCAGTGGACGAGCATGCCGGGCATCTGAGTCATCCGGATATCGAGCCTGCCGGCACCGGCGATTTCATCCGTCTGGACGAGCCGCGGGCGCTCAAGCTGGCGGTCAACCTCAATGCAGTCTGCCTGGCGCCGGTGGTCATCGCTCACGGCCAGGGTTTCTTCAAGAAGCACAATCTGGACGTGGAACTGGTCAACTTCGGCAACTCCACCGAAGTGCTGCTTGAAGCTATTGCCACGGGCAAGGCCGATGCCGGTGTGGGCATGGCGCTGCGATGGCTCAAGGCGCTGGAACAGGGTTTCGACGTCAAGCTGACGGCAGGCACTCACGGCGGTTGCCTGCGCCTGCTCAGTGCCGTCAACAGCCCGATCAACAAGCTGGAGGACCTCAAGGGCAAGTCCATCGGCGTCACGGACATGGCCAGCCCCGACCGCAATTTCTTCTCGGTGCTGCTCAAGAAGCATGGCGTTGACCCGGTGCGGGATGTGGACTGGCGTCTTTACCCCGCAGACCTGCTGGGTACGGCGCTGGAGCGGGGCGAGGTGCAGGCGGTCAGCGGCAGCGACCCGTTCATGTATCGCCTGATCAACGCTGGCAAGGCGCGTGAACTGTCGACCAATCTGGTGGAGGAATACGCCAACCTGAGCTGCTGCGTGGTGGGTGTCACCGGCAAGCTGGTGCGTGAAGAAAAGCGTGTGGTGGCGGCCCTGACTCAGGCGATTCTTGAGGCTCACGCTTACGCCGTGAAGCATCCCGAAGTGGTCGCCAAGGGCTTTCAGGCCCATGCCTTGAACACCTCGGTGGAAGAGGTTCAGGCGATCCTTCACGATCATACTCACGGCCATCATGCCGTCGGTGCCGCATTGACCAGGGAAATCCAGACCTACGTCACGGACCTGAAAACCGTTGAAGTCATCCGTCAGAGTACCGATGCCGTCGAGTTCTCCAGGGAGATTACCGCCGATGTCTTCAGCTGA
- a CDS encoding ABC transporter permease, translating into MSSAEASTLTSEEPRETFGFWKLGAVAVFAWILVAALTLYLPNATRKWPMTEGLANLCLAIALLILLAGIAGRWSDSLARRAQAAGPWLIALPALLGIWEVLTAKSGLLPVPFFAPPQALLDVYVEDWPRLLESLLHSALLLGTGVALGAVTGFIAGVAIGWSSSIGYWLHPVLRILGPVPSTALLPLCFFLFPTSWSASVFLIALATWFPVTVLTWSGVASVDKAYYDVARTLGAKPGFLIFNVAIPAALPHVFVGLFMGLGASFSTLVVAEMMGVKAGIGWYLQWAQGWAAYANMYAALLIMALACSGLITALFLIRDRLLAWQQGTMKW; encoded by the coding sequence ATGTCTTCAGCTGAAGCTTCTACCCTGACGAGTGAAGAGCCCCGCGAGACTTTCGGCTTCTGGAAGCTGGGCGCAGTGGCTGTCTTTGCCTGGATTCTGGTAGCGGCATTGACCTTGTACTTGCCCAATGCCACACGCAAATGGCCGATGACCGAAGGCCTGGCCAATCTGTGCCTGGCCATTGCCCTGTTGATTTTGCTGGCCGGTATTGCCGGGCGCTGGTCCGACAGCCTGGCGCGTCGAGCCCAAGCGGCCGGGCCGTGGCTGATTGCATTGCCGGCCCTGCTGGGGATCTGGGAAGTGCTTACGGCCAAGTCGGGTTTGCTGCCTGTGCCATTTTTTGCACCGCCACAAGCCTTGCTGGATGTCTACGTCGAAGACTGGCCGCGTCTGCTGGAAAGCCTGCTGCATTCAGCCCTGTTGCTGGGCACTGGCGTGGCGCTGGGGGCCGTGACCGGTTTTATCGCCGGGGTCGCCATCGGCTGGTCGAGCAGCATTGGCTACTGGCTGCATCCGGTTCTGCGCATTCTTGGCCCGGTGCCTTCCACAGCCCTGTTGCCGCTGTGCTTCTTTCTATTCCCCACGAGCTGGAGCGCCAGTGTGTTCCTGATTGCGCTGGCCACCTGGTTTCCGGTGACGGTGCTGACCTGGTCGGGCGTTGCCAGTGTCGACAAGGCCTATTACGACGTGGCGCGCACTCTGGGTGCCAAGCCCGGTTTCCTGATTTTCAATGTGGCGATTCCTGCTGCCTTGCCCCATGTGTTCGTCGGTCTGTTCATGGGGCTTGGGGCATCTTTCTCGACTCTGGTAGTGGCCGAGATGATGGGCGTCAAAGCCGGAATCGGCTGGTATCTGCAATGGGCCCAAGGCTGGGCGGCCTACGCCAATATGTATGCCGCGCTGTTGATCATGGCGCTGGCGTGTTCCGGCCTGATCACGGCGCTGTTCCTGATTCGTGACCGCCTTCTGGCCTGGCAACAAGGAACCATGAAATGGTAG